A region from the Musa acuminata AAA Group cultivar baxijiao chromosome BXJ1-10, Cavendish_Baxijiao_AAA, whole genome shotgun sequence genome encodes:
- the LOC135595991 gene encoding leucine-rich repeat receptor-like serine/threonine-protein kinase RGI4: MPAGGVSAWRVCCCFLFFQLLLSPVLLSWDALAIDPQGEALLSWKQSLNRNNHHSNGSSRNIGVLSDWNPNDPNPCRWYGITCDASGRVVELNLQYVDLLGGVPTNLSALAISLSMLVLSGTNLTGPIPPQLGDLPLLTHLDLSDNGLAGAIPDGLCRPGSRLERLYLNSNRLEGPIPDSIGNLSALRWLIIFDNQLEGEIPPSIGQLATLEVFRAGGNKNLRGALPSEIGNCSSLAMLGLAETSISGPLPPTLGHLRNLQTLAIYTALLSGPIPPELGQCKELQNVYLYENSLSGSIPPQLGQLERLQSLLLWQNNLVGVIPQELGGCSELQVVDLSMNSLTGRIPATLGNLTSLRELQLSVNQVSGPIPLEIAGCLNLSDLELDNNKISGGIPAELGRLRNLRMLYLWANQLTGEIPPEMGECTNLEAIDLSQNNLTGSIPKGIFRLESLSKLLLLDNDLSGEIPSEIGNCSSLVRFRANGNRITGGIPPEIGGLKNLSFLDLSSNRLTTAIPEAMAGCRNLSFVDLHDNDIGGVLPDGLFEGLLSLQYIDLSGNLIGGILPSDIGLPTSLTKLILAGNRISGPIPPGIGSCSRLQLMDLSNNALSGQIPGSIGKIPALEIAVNLSCNDLSGQIPAEFAALVRLGVLDISHNRLSGDLQPLANLQNLVALNVSFNNFSGRVPDSPFFSKLPTGDLDGNPALCVARCSGVYDYGDRIKELRGSRVVTAVILSVAVVLFATAAVILLSRRMARRGDGREDEEKDGDMLPPWEVTMYQKMEIGVGDVGRSLTAANVIGRGWSGVVYRARIPSTGAVIAVKKFRTGDDAAATAFACEIGALARVRHRNIVRLLGWAANRRTRLLFYDYLPNGTLGGLLHGGGMAAAAAAVEWDVRLGIAVGIAEGLAYLHDDCVPAIIHGDVKTENVLLGERYEACLADFGLARVTGDRRSGGADSVPASLAGSYGYIAPEYGCMTRITTKSDVYSFGVVLLEMITGRRPADPAFGEGQSVVQWVQDHLRWKRDPAEVVDPRLQGHTDPLLQEMLQALGIALLCASSRPDDRPTMKAVAALLRGIHGHDDSNNSAEARKHGSFGGGEEVRKRAEPPAPASPPPVRSSVAFTLSASSDSCL; encoded by the exons ATGCCTGCCGGAGGAGTAAGCGCATGGAGGGTCTGttgctgcttcctcttcttccagcTATTGTTGTCCCCGGTTCTTCTATCCTGGGACGCTCTCGCCATCGATCCTCAAGGCGAGGCCCTACTCTCTTGGAAGCAGAGCTTGAATCGTAACAACCACCACAGCAATGGCTCGTCCAGAAACATCGGTGTTCTCTCCGACTGGAATCCCAACGATCCAAATCCGTGCCGGTGGTATGGCATCACCTGCGACGCCAGCGGGCGGGTGGTCGAGCTGAATTTGCAGTACGTGGACTTGCTGGGCGGCGTGCCCACCAATCTGAGTGCGCTGGCGATCTCCCTCTCCATGCTCGTCCTCTCGGGGACCAACCTGACCGGCCCCATCCCTCCCCAGCTGGGAGACCTCCCCCTGCTAACCCACCTGGATCTCAGCGATAATGGACTCGCGGGCGCCATTCCCGACGGCCTATGCCGGCCGGGGAGCCGCCTCGAGCGCCTTTATCTCAACTCGAACCGCCTTGAAGGGCCGATCCCGGATTCCATCGGCAACCTTTCGGCGCTCCGCTGGCTTATTATCTTTGACAACCAGCTCGAGGGGGAGATCCCACCGAGCATAGGGCAACTCGCGACCCTCGAGGTGTTCCGGGCTGGTGGGAACAAGAACCTGCGAGGTGCATTGCCATCAGAGATTGGCAACTGCTCCAGCCTGGCCATGCTCGGCCTCGCCGAGACCAGCATCTCAGGCCCGTTGCCGCCAACCCTGGGCCACCTAAGGAATCTCCAGACGCTGGCCATCTACACCGCGCTGCTCTCGGGACCAATCCCGCCGGAGCTGGGCCAATGCAAGGAACTCCAGAACGTTTATCTCTATGAGAATTCCCTCTCAGGTTCCATACCGCCGCAGTTGGGCCAACTCGAGAGGCTCCAGAGCCTGTTGCTCTGGCAGAACAACTTAGTCGGCGTGATCCCGCAGGAGCTCGGCGGATGCAGCGAGCTCCAGGTGGTAGACCTCTCGATGAACAGCTTGACGGGGAGGATCCCCGCCACCCTCGGCAACCTCACTTCTCTCCGGGAGCTCCAGCTAAGCGTGAACCAGGTCTCCGGCCCGATCCCGCTGGAGATTGCCGGCTGCCTGAACCTGTCCGACCTCGAGCTCGACAACAACAAGATCTCCGGTGGGATACCCGCGGAGCTTGGCCGGCTACGCAATCTCCGGATGCTCTACCTCTGGGCAAACCAGCTCACGGGGGAAATCCCACCGGAGATGGGCGAGTGCACGAATCTCGAGGCGATCGATCTGTCGCAGAACAACCTCACCGGCTCCATCCCAAAGGGAATCTTCCGGCTTGAGAGCCTGAGTAAGCTGTTACTCCTGGACAACGATTTGTCCGGCGAGATACCCTCGGAGATCGGCAACTGCTCATCGCTGGTCCGGTTCCGGGCCAATGGGAACCGCATCACCGGAGGGATACCACCGGAGATCGGGGGGCTGAAGAACCTCAGCTTCCTGGATCTGAGCTCGAACCGGCTAACAACAGCCATCCCGGAGGCGATGGCCGGGTGCCGCAATCTATCCTTCGTGGATCTACACGACAACGACATCGGCGGTGTCCTACCGGATGGGCTCTTCGAGGGACTCCTCTCGTTGCAGTACATTGACCTTTCCGGTAATTTAATTGGCGGGATACTTCCGTCGGATATTGGGCTGCCGACCTCTCTAACGAAGCTTATTCTCGCGGGAAACCGAATCTCAGGCCCGATCCCGCCGGGGATCGGCTCGTGCTCGCGGCTCCAGCTAATGGATCTGAGCAATAACGCGCTCTCGGGCCAGATTCCGGGGAGCATCGGTAAGATACCGGCGCTGGAGATCGCCGTAAACTTGAGCTGCAACGACCTTTCTGGCCAGATTCCGGCGGAGTTCGCGGCGCTCGTCAGGCTCGGTGTGCTCGACATCTCGCACAACCGGCTCTCAGGCGACCTCCAGCCCCTGGCGAACCTTCAAAACCTCGTCGCCCTCAATGTCTCCTTCAACAACTTCTCCGGCCGCGTTCCGGACAGTCCTTTCTTCTCCAAGCTCCCAACCGGTGATTTGGATGGCAACCCCGCCCTCTGCGTCGCCCGCTGCTCCGGTGTCTACGACTACGGCGACCGTATCAAGGAGCTGAGGGGCAGCCGTGTGGTCACGGCGGTGATACTCTCCGTCGCGGTCGTCCTTTTCGCCACGGCTGCCGTCATTCTTCTTAGCCGAAGAATGGCGCGCCGCGGCGACGGCCGCGAGGACGAGGAGAAGGATGGCGACATGTTGCCGCCGTGGGAGGTGACCATGTACCAGAAGATGGAGATCGGCGTCGGCGACGTGGGCCGGAGCCTGACGGCGGCGAACGTCATCGGCCGGGGATGGTCCGGTGTGGTGTACCGTGCGAGGATCCCGTCCACGGGGGCGGTGATCGCCGTGAAGAAGTTCCGCACCGGCGACGACGCTGCGGCCACGGCATTTGCGTGTGAAATCGGGGCTCTGGCGAGGGTGAGACACCGGAACATCGTACGGCTGCTGGGCTGGGCGGCCAATCGTCGGACTAGGCTGCTTTTCTATGACTACCTCCCCAACGGCACGCTGGGAGGGCTGCTACACGGCGGAggtatggcggcggcggcggcggcggtggagtggGATGTGCGGCTGGGGATCGCCGTCGGCATAGCGGAAGGGCTGGCCTACCTCCACGACGACTGTGTGCCGGCTATCATCCATGGCGATGTGAAGACAGAGAACGTCCTCCTAGGGGAGCGGTACGAAGCGTGCCTTGCAGATTTCGGCCTCGCCCGAGTGACGGGAGACAGGAGATCGGGAGGGGCCGATTCCGTCCCGGCCTCCCTCGCTGGTTCGTACGGTTACATTGCCCCCG AGTATGGGTGCATGACGAGGATCACGACGAAGAgcgacgtgtacagcttcggggTGGTGTTGCTGGAGATGATAACGGGGAGGCGGCCGGCAGACCCGGCGTTCGGGGAGGGGCAGAGCGTGGTACAGTGGGTGCAGGACCACCTAAGGTGGAAGCGGGACCCTGCGGAAGTTGTGGACCCCCGGCTTCAGGGGCACACCGACCCGTTGCTCCAGGAGATGCTCCAGGCCCTGGGCATCGCCCTCCTCTGCGCCAGCTCCCGCCCCGATGACCGCCCCACCATGAAAGCCGTCGCCGCACTCCTCCGTGGCATCCATGGCCACGACGACTCCAACAACTCCGCTGAGGCCCGAAAGCATGGATCCTTCGGGGGAGGCGAAGAGGTCAGAAAGCGGGCTGAGCCGCCGGCGCCTGCCTCTCCGCCCCCCGTCCGCAGCTCGGTCGCATTCACCTTGTCGGCCAGCAGCGACAGTTGTTTGTAG
- the LOC103968807 gene encoding probable methyltransferase At1g29790 isoform X1 yields MCFSLVGFVGSFFLLSSRRKSETYRSKPGASPSQCRGGKKLRFGLFLPVGRKMERVCIPRCNFTRIMALLQIILGIFVILISIASLHRFYSVGYLLHSTDGESCQKFHTINDGYSDFDLKALNDRMEEVLIRLSELQDKLESTIQKLDKESKGRSAAKTISRTEFRMFLEEEVIQPLYSAHVALRLIRIPQPDAVRAPGSPMEDPLINFFTVEETRKYITGKGNRNGKASVFGTNKTYNTIGHACVLMRNELEEYMNYDIGSYCRDDWNLAQKLMLGGCDPLPRRRCLARASRLYQRPLPINESLWTMPDDRNVRWSNYNCRDFKCLSSRNPRRGFSKCTGCFELHKEKLKWVTNTSLADFLIGDVLAVKPGEIRIGLDISIGTGSFAARMRERNVTIVSASLNVGAPFSEMIALRGLIPLYATLNQRLPFFDNTLDLIHTNVFLDGWIDLQLLDFVLFDWDRVLRPGGLLWVDKFFCNRKDLDDYMYMFLQFRYKKHKWVVSFKSKDDVYLSALLEKPPRSL; encoded by the exons ATGTG CTTCTCTCTTGTTGGATTCGTgggttctttctttcttctttcgagTCGCAGGAAATCTGAAACATATCGTTCCAAG CCAGGAGCGAGCCCAAGTCAGTGCAGAGGAGGGAAGAAGTTAAGATTCGGTTTGTTTCTTCCGGTCGGGAGGAAGATGGAGAGGGTATGCATTCCCAGGTGCAACTTCACCAGAATTATGGCCCTTCTACAGATCATCCTAGGCATCTTCGTCATCCTAATCAGCATTGCCAGCCTCCACCGCTTTTACTCCGTGGGCTACTTACTCCACAGCACTGATGGAGAGTCCTGTCAGAAATTCCACACCATCAACGATGGCTACTCTGACTTCGACCTCAAGGCCCTTAATGATCGGATGGAGGAGGTCCTTATCCGGCTCTCAGAGCTTCAGGACAAACTTGAATCCACCATTCAAAAGCTGGACAAGGAGAGCAAAGGCCGATCTGCAGCTAAAACCATCTCTCGGACTGAGTTCAGGATGTTCCTGGAAGAGGAGGTGATCCAGCCGCTTTACAGTGCCCATGTCGCGCTCAGGCTTATTCGCATTCCCCAGCCGGATGCTGTTCGAGCTCCTGGGTCCCCGATGGAGGACCCTCTGATAAATTTCTTCACGGTGGAGGAGACACGCAAGTACATCACGGGAAAGGGCAATCGGAACGGGAAAGCGAGCGTATTTGGCACGAATAAGACCTACAACACGATCGGCCATGCTTGCGTCCTGATGAGAAACGAGCTGGAGGAGTACATGAATTATGACATCGGCTCTTATTGCAGGGACGACTGGAATCTAGCGCAGAAGCTGATGTTGGGTGGCTGCGACCCCCTCCCCCGGAGACGGTGCTTGGCTCGAGCATCGAGACTCTATCAGAGGCCGCTTCCGATTAACGAATCCCTGTGGACAATGCCAGATGACCGCAACGTGAGGTGGAGTAACTACAACTGCCGGGACTTCAAGTGTTTATCGAGCAGGAATCCGAGAAGGGGCTTCTCCAAGTGCACTGGATGCTTCGAGCTCCACAAGGAGAAGCTGAAGTGGGTCACCAACACCTCGCTCGCAGACTTCCTCATTGGTGATGTCCTTGCGGTGAAGCCAGGGGAGATCAGGATCGGACTCGACATCAGTATCGGAACAGGGAGTTTTGCAGCGAGGATGCGGGAGCGGAACGTAACCATCGTGTCCGCTTCCTTGAATGTGGGCGCGCCATTCAGTGAGATGATTGCACTTAGGGGTTTAATCCCCCTGTACGCAACACTTAATCAGCGGCTGCCTTTCTTCGACAACACGCTGGATTTGATACATACCAACGTCTTTCTTGATGGGTGGATCGACCTCCAGTTGTTGGACTTCGTGTTGTTCGACTGGGATCGGGTGCTGAGACCGGGAGGCCTGTTGTGGGTGGACAAGTTCTTCTGCAACAGGAAGGATCTGGATGACTACATGTACATGTTCCTGCAGTTCAGGTACAAGAAACACAAGTGGGTGGTTTCCTTCAAGTCCAAGGACGACGTGTATCTCTCTGCCTTGTTAGAAAAGCCACCCAGGTCATTGTGA
- the LOC103968807 gene encoding probable methyltransferase At1g29790 isoform X2, with the protein MERVCIPRCNFTRIMALLQIILGIFVILISIASLHRFYSVGYLLHSTDGESCQKFHTINDGYSDFDLKALNDRMEEVLIRLSELQDKLESTIQKLDKESKGRSAAKTISRTEFRMFLEEEVIQPLYSAHVALRLIRIPQPDAVRAPGSPMEDPLINFFTVEETRKYITGKGNRNGKASVFGTNKTYNTIGHACVLMRNELEEYMNYDIGSYCRDDWNLAQKLMLGGCDPLPRRRCLARASRLYQRPLPINESLWTMPDDRNVRWSNYNCRDFKCLSSRNPRRGFSKCTGCFELHKEKLKWVTNTSLADFLIGDVLAVKPGEIRIGLDISIGTGSFAARMRERNVTIVSASLNVGAPFSEMIALRGLIPLYATLNQRLPFFDNTLDLIHTNVFLDGWIDLQLLDFVLFDWDRVLRPGGLLWVDKFFCNRKDLDDYMYMFLQFRYKKHKWVVSFKSKDDVYLSALLEKPPRSL; encoded by the coding sequence ATGGAGAGGGTATGCATTCCCAGGTGCAACTTCACCAGAATTATGGCCCTTCTACAGATCATCCTAGGCATCTTCGTCATCCTAATCAGCATTGCCAGCCTCCACCGCTTTTACTCCGTGGGCTACTTACTCCACAGCACTGATGGAGAGTCCTGTCAGAAATTCCACACCATCAACGATGGCTACTCTGACTTCGACCTCAAGGCCCTTAATGATCGGATGGAGGAGGTCCTTATCCGGCTCTCAGAGCTTCAGGACAAACTTGAATCCACCATTCAAAAGCTGGACAAGGAGAGCAAAGGCCGATCTGCAGCTAAAACCATCTCTCGGACTGAGTTCAGGATGTTCCTGGAAGAGGAGGTGATCCAGCCGCTTTACAGTGCCCATGTCGCGCTCAGGCTTATTCGCATTCCCCAGCCGGATGCTGTTCGAGCTCCTGGGTCCCCGATGGAGGACCCTCTGATAAATTTCTTCACGGTGGAGGAGACACGCAAGTACATCACGGGAAAGGGCAATCGGAACGGGAAAGCGAGCGTATTTGGCACGAATAAGACCTACAACACGATCGGCCATGCTTGCGTCCTGATGAGAAACGAGCTGGAGGAGTACATGAATTATGACATCGGCTCTTATTGCAGGGACGACTGGAATCTAGCGCAGAAGCTGATGTTGGGTGGCTGCGACCCCCTCCCCCGGAGACGGTGCTTGGCTCGAGCATCGAGACTCTATCAGAGGCCGCTTCCGATTAACGAATCCCTGTGGACAATGCCAGATGACCGCAACGTGAGGTGGAGTAACTACAACTGCCGGGACTTCAAGTGTTTATCGAGCAGGAATCCGAGAAGGGGCTTCTCCAAGTGCACTGGATGCTTCGAGCTCCACAAGGAGAAGCTGAAGTGGGTCACCAACACCTCGCTCGCAGACTTCCTCATTGGTGATGTCCTTGCGGTGAAGCCAGGGGAGATCAGGATCGGACTCGACATCAGTATCGGAACAGGGAGTTTTGCAGCGAGGATGCGGGAGCGGAACGTAACCATCGTGTCCGCTTCCTTGAATGTGGGCGCGCCATTCAGTGAGATGATTGCACTTAGGGGTTTAATCCCCCTGTACGCAACACTTAATCAGCGGCTGCCTTTCTTCGACAACACGCTGGATTTGATACATACCAACGTCTTTCTTGATGGGTGGATCGACCTCCAGTTGTTGGACTTCGTGTTGTTCGACTGGGATCGGGTGCTGAGACCGGGAGGCCTGTTGTGGGTGGACAAGTTCTTCTGCAACAGGAAGGATCTGGATGACTACATGTACATGTTCCTGCAGTTCAGGTACAAGAAACACAAGTGGGTGGTTTCCTTCAAGTCCAAGGACGACGTGTATCTCTCTGCCTTGTTAGAAAAGCCACCCAGGTCATTGTGA
- the LOC135595993 gene encoding polyribonucleotide nucleotidyltransferase 2, mitochondrial-like — translation MELAAVAATLRRRANPRILMASLLSFHCRQRCRRLGVRFLCSDGHAFVSQPPRPPPSERAAESFHTRKVLGTFREDFEVGSRIISIETGKIARFANGSVVINMGDTNVLSTVASARGDGARDFLPLTVDYQEKQYAQGVIPTTFMRREGAPKERELLCGRLIDRPIRPLFPSGFYHEVQVMVSVLSSDGKQDPDVMAANATSAALMLSDIPWNGPIGVIRVGRIDGKFIFNPTMDELSLSDLNLVYACTMDRTLMIDVQAREISEKDLEAGLKLAHLEAVKYIEPQIRLAEKAGKQKKEYKLSMISDVTLEKIRNLAEAPIQVVFTDSAYGKFERGEALDKITQTVKAKLEEECDEESLKVLPKTIDTVRKQIIRRRIIDEGLRVDGRKLDEVRPLYCESGTYPILHGSSLFSRGDTQVLCTVTLGAPGDAQRLDSIVGPPTKRFMLHYSFPPFSINEVGKRGGLNRREVGHGTLAEKALLAVLPPEADFPYTVRVNSEVMASDGSTSMATVCGGSMALMDAGIPVRVHVAGVSVGLVSDVDPSTGRIINYRILTDILGLEDHLGDMDFKIAGTRKGITAIQLDIKPAGIPLDIICECLEPAQKGRNQILDRMEEEISAPRTLGDGSTPRLATLKFAADSLRRSLGFLITQRKRIEQETGARVSVNDGAVTIVAKNQSIMQKAQEKISFLIGGEIEVGGIYKGVVSSIKEYGAFVEFNGGQQGLLHISELSHETVSRVSDILSIGQELSLMCIGQDVRGNIKLSLKATIPKQDSLNDNLDGQASVVSANQAVNVWASPSLENTTRMENLRSLNDVQDESNELQSATCSSPAVVIRSAAECDAQDLAAGKHITTKRRKLSKSSPRPYNASLPCQDVGESPKNRDDVSLKKRRKTKKEKEMDAFSGTKQKSDSTLKTVSLAYDVDEKPKPTIRADSLKLGDTVTAKVYQIRAHGLVLELNGGIRGMFKFEVNGRRDFEVGKELLVRCSSFSSKGIPVFSLLKDE, via the exons ATGGAATTGGCGGCCGTGGCAGCGACCCTCCGGAGGAGGGCCAACCCTCGTATCCTAATGGCGTCACTACTTTCCTTCCACTGTCGGCAGCGCTGTCGTCGCCTCGGCGTACGTTTCCTCTGCAGCGACGGCCACGCGTTCGTCTCCCAAccgcctcgtcctcctccttccgAGCGGGCGGCAGAATCTTTCCACACTCGGAAGGTTCTCGGGACCTTTAGGGAAGATTTCGAGGTCGGGTCCCGCATCATCTCCATCGAAACAGGCAAGATTGCCAGGTTCGCTAACGGATCCGTTGTGATCAATATGGGCGATACCAATGTCCTTTCGACCGTCGCCTCCGCTAGAGGTGATGGGGCTCGTGACTTTTTGCCCCTCACG GTTGATTATCAAGAAAAACAGTATGCTCAAGGTGTTATTCCTACGACATTTATGCGGAGGGAGGGAGCCCCTAAGGAACGGGAACTCCTATGTGGCCGTCTTATTGACCGTCCTATCCGTCCATTATTTCCTTCTGGCTTTTACCATGAAGTGCAG GTCATGGTAAGTGTTCTTTCTTCGGATGGAAAGCAAGATCCAGACGTGATGGCAGCAAATGCCACATCCGCTGCTCTGATGCTATCAGATATCCCTTGGAATGGACCAATTGGGGTAATACGTGTCGGGAGGATCGATGGAAAATTTATCTTTAATCCAACTATGGATGAG CTGAGCCTCAGTGATCTCAATTTGGTGTATGCATGTACAATGGATAGGACTCTGATGATAGATGTACAGGCACGTGAGATATCAGAAAAGGACCTTGAAGCTGGATTAAAACTGGCACATCTCGAG GCTGTCAAATACATTGAGCCTCAAATTAGACTGGCTGAAAAAGCTGGCAAGCAGAAGAAAGAATATAAACTCTCAATGATTTCAGATGTTACACTAGAGAAGATAAGGAACTTAGCAGAAGCACCTATTCAGGTTGTCTTTACAGATTCAGCATATGGAAAG TTTGAACGCGGAGAAGCATTGGACAAGATTACACAAACTGTTAAAGCAAAACTCGAAGAAGAGTGTGATGAGGAGAGCTTAAAAGTTCTGCCAAAAACTATTGATACAGTTAGAAAACAG ATTATCCGGCGAAGGATTATTGATGAAGGCCTTCGAGTTGATGGTAGAAAACTTGATGAAGTTAGACCTCTGTATTGTGAATCTGGAACATATCCCATTCTCCATGGATCTTCACTTTTCTCTCGTGGTGACACTCAG GTTTTGTGCACAGTTACCCTTGGGGCACCTGGAGATGCTCAAAGATTGGACTCAATAGTTGGGCCACCAACAAAGCGTTTCATGCTTCACTATAGCTTTCCTCCATTCTCAATTAATGAAGTTGGCAAACGTGGAGGCTTAAATAGGCGTGAAGTTGGACATG GAACACTTGCTGAAAAGGCTTTGCTTGCTGTATTACCTCCTGAGGCTGATTTTCCATATACTGTTCGTGTCAATTCCGAAGTCATGGCATCTGATGGTTCAACGTCAATGGCAACAGTATGTGGAG GAAGTATGGCTTTAATGGATGCTGGTATTCCTGTAAGAGTACATGTCGCTGGTGTTTCAGTTGGTCTTGTCAGTGATGTGGATCCATCCACTGGAAGAATTATCAATTATCGTATACTGACAGATATACTG GGTCTTGAAGATCACCTTGGGGACATGGACTTTAAAATTGCGGGAACAAGGAAAGGGATTACTGCAATCCAATTAGATATAAAACCTGCTGGAATACCCCTAGACATAATTTGTGAGTGTTTAGAACCGGCACAAAAAGGTCGTAATCAAATTCTTGATCGCATGGAAGAAGAAATAAGTGCACCTCGTACACTGGGTGATGGAAGTACACCTCGATTAG CCACTTTGAAGTTTGCTGCTGATTCTCTTCGACGATCTCTTGGGTTTTTGATCACTCAAAGAAAGAGGATTGAACAGGAAACAG GTGCACGAGTTTCGGTAAATGATGGGGCAGTAACTATCGTGGCAAAAAATCAATCTATTATGCAAAAAGCTCAAGAAAAG ATCAGTTTTCTTATTGGAGGTGAAATTGAAGTTGGTGGCATATACAAAGGTGTTGTTTCTTCAATTAAGGAGTATGGTGCTTTTGTTGAATTCAATGGCGGCCAACAGGGTCTTCTGCACATTTCTGAGTTGTCACATGAAACT GTATCAAGAGTTTCTGATATCTTATCCATTGGTCAAGAGTTATCTTTAATGTGCATCGGGCAGGATGTCAGGGGTAATATTAAATTGTCCTTGAAGGCTACAATTCCTAAGCAAGATTCCCTAAATGACAATTTGGATGGTCAAGCTTCTGTTGTTTCTGCAAACCAAGCAGTCAATGTATGGGCCTCGCCCTCACTGGAGAACACGACCCGCATGGAAAATCTTAGGTCATTGAATGATGTACAAGATGAAAGTAATGAATTGCAGTCTGCCACATGCTCGTCTCCAGCAGTAGTAATTCGGAGTGCTGCAGAGTGTGATGCTCAGGATCTTGCTGCTGGTAAACATATCACAACAAAGCGTAGAAAGCTTAGCAAATCTTCTCCTAGGCCTTATAATGCATCTTTACCATGTCAAGATGTTGGAGAGTCGCCAAAAAACAGAGATGATGtgagtttgaagaagaggagaaaaacgaagaaagagaaagaaatggaTGCTTTTTCTGGTACAAAGCAGAAAAGTGACAGCACACTCAAAACTGTGTCGCTTGCATATGATGTTGATGAGAAGCCAAAACCCACTATCCGTGCAGATTCACTGAAGCTTGGTGATACAGTGACGGCAAAGGTATATCAGATTCGTGCCCATGGGCTGGTACTTGAACTGAATGGTGGAATTCGGGGAATGTTCAAGTTTGAG GTAAATGGCAGAAGGGACTTCGAGGTAGGCAAGGAGCTCCTTGTGAGGTGCTCAAGCTTTTCTAGCAAGGGAATTCCTGTTTTCTCATTGTTGAAAGATGAGTAA